One region of Acidobacteriota bacterium genomic DNA includes:
- a CDS encoding MFS transporter, translating to MSMADSRWQRIATLCGLYAAQGLPWGFMTIALISYLTAQGVNEARAGELAAIVLVPWTFKLVWAPLIDTVTIRSMGRRRPWIIGAELMMGVTMLGLLLMGNLEGDLQFLGWMFFIHNCFASLQDVATDALAVDILPRNEYGQVNGLMWGSKLVGKGVGAGLMAVVMSHWGIPAAVLVQFAFMVVIMLLPLLLLERSGEKRFPWSRGQASEDVKAPSVRSPMEVLRDMRYGFALSSMYVFALLALVKTIGFGVTEIVSKALYTQQLGWSFVDVSLVSSYAVVPEFLGAIGAGFLADRFGRRRVMGVSLGASALLALLFGALPGLWSDSWFTILYLIAAPALWAVVGVSFLSFSMRITWTRSAATIFTTYMTLSNVGHVIGNWMAGPVREVFSYEHSFLVSGLMIIVPILLLPLVRPAQVDRARRLDETMA from the coding sequence ATGTCCATGGCCGACAGCCGCTGGCAACGTATCGCAACCTTATGCGGCCTCTATGCCGCCCAGGGGCTCCCCTGGGGGTTCATGACCATCGCCCTGATCTCGTACCTGACCGCCCAAGGCGTCAACGAGGCTCGGGCCGGTGAACTGGCCGCCATCGTCCTGGTCCCCTGGACCTTCAAGCTGGTCTGGGCGCCGCTAATCGACACCGTGACCATCCGCTCCATGGGCCGGCGCCGCCCCTGGATCATCGGTGCGGAACTGATGATGGGCGTCACCATGCTGGGGCTGCTCCTCATGGGCAACCTGGAGGGCGACCTTCAGTTCCTGGGTTGGATGTTCTTCATACACAACTGCTTCGCCTCGCTGCAGGACGTCGCCACCGATGCCTTGGCAGTGGACATCCTGCCCCGGAACGAATATGGGCAGGTCAACGGCTTGATGTGGGGTTCCAAGCTGGTGGGCAAGGGGGTCGGCGCCGGTCTCATGGCCGTGGTGATGAGCCACTGGGGGATCCCGGCTGCGGTCCTGGTGCAGTTCGCCTTCATGGTGGTCATCATGCTGCTGCCCCTGCTGCTGCTGGAGAGGTCGGGGGAAAAGCGCTTTCCCTGGAGCCGGGGCCAAGCTTCCGAAGACGTGAAGGCTCCCAGCGTCCGCAGTCCCATGGAGGTCCTTCGGGACATGCGTTACGGCTTCGCCCTGAGCTCCATGTACGTTTTCGCCCTCCTCGCGCTCGTCAAGACCATCGGCTTTGGCGTGACGGAGATCGTTTCCAAGGCCCTCTACACGCAACAGTTGGGATGGAGCTTCGTGGATGTCTCCCTGGTCTCATCCTACGCTGTGGTTCCCGAATTCCTGGGAGCCATCGGTGCCGGGTTCCTGGCCGACCGCTTCGGGCGCCGCCGCGTCATGGGTGTCAGCTTGGGAGCCTCGGCTCTCCTGGCTTTGCTCTTCGGGGCCCTGCCCGGACTCTGGTCCGACTCGTGGTTCACGATCCTCTACCTGATTGCAGCGCCGGCGCTTTGGGCGGTGGTCGGCGTCAGTTTCCTTTCTTTCTCCATGCGGATCACCTGGACCCGTTCAGCAGCCACCATCTTCACCACCTACATGACCCTCTCCAACGTGGGTCACGTCATCGGGAACTGGATGGCCGGACCGGTCCGCGAGGTCTTTTCCTACGAGCACTCGTTCCTGGTCTCGGGCCTGATGATCATCGTGCCCATCCTCCTGCTCCCGCTGGTTCGGCCTGCGCAGGTCGACCGGGCCCGGAGGTTGGACGAGACGATGGCGTAG
- a CDS encoding ribbon-helix-helix domain-containing protein, whose protein sequence is MARTSRTITFSLPPELADRVDEILKQEGRTRSALLRTALLRYIEECEWRQLLQYGERRTREKGIGPEDVGLLVEEFRAETAASRS, encoded by the coding sequence ATGGCCAGAACCAGCAGGACCATTACGTTCTCGCTGCCGCCCGAGTTGGCGGACAGGGTCGACGAGATCTTGAAGCAGGAAGGCCGCACCAGGAGCGCACTTCTGCGAACGGCACTGCTCCGGTACATCGAGGAGTGCGAATGGAGGCAGTTGCTCCAGTATGGTGAACGGCGGACGAGGGAGAAGGGCATCGGTCCAGAGGATGTGGGGCTCCTGGTTGAGGAGTTTCGGGCCGAGACAGCCGCTTCTCGCTCATGA
- a CDS encoding putative toxin-antitoxin system toxin component, PIN family, which translates to MRVVLDTNVIVSGLNFPGNERLVLDLARRGRYALVLSPLILDEVRGVLVRKFGWKETVSDRAIAMLGDSATIIEPRQLPNVIVNNEADNQILACAVESAADFLVTGDRRHLLPLGEHRGTKIVNAPRFLSTLGV; encoded by the coding sequence ATGAGGGTCGTTCTGGACACCAACGTCATTGTCTCCGGCCTGAACTTTCCTGGAAACGAGCGTCTCGTTCTCGATCTGGCCCGCCGAGGGCGGTATGCATTGGTCCTCTCCCCGTTGATTTTGGATGAGGTTCGTGGAGTATTGGTGCGGAAGTTCGGTTGGAAGGAGACAGTTTCGGACCGCGCGATTGCAATGTTAGGCGATTCGGCAACCATCATTGAGCCCCGACAGTTGCCAAACGTAATCGTGAATAACGAAGCCGACAACCAGATCCTGGCGTGCGCGGTCGAATCCGCTGCCGATTTTCTCGTAACGGGTGACCGGCGGCATCTGTTGCCCCTCGGAGAACACCGCGGCACCAAGATCGTCAACGCTCCCCGGTTTCTCTCAACACTTGGAGTCTAG
- a CDS encoding MFS transporter, producing MQSGDARAGTPRLGLVFGIALSTYLSHALIRYSTPLYFSALEYPRDAYETFSFYWLVAFIAGSTLSGLLASRVDERDVWSSGVAGFAGLGLLLIFIPGYWVVPFAGLLYGITAAAQWVGAMAFVQTAATGKRGWANALLMIALGGGSFLGAPLGAAILTWTSNGNPSPGDFVPTLWFHTALCVAGALLIRTVARHAGPVRRQLVEEDWKTNFSLLRMPRYLAMVIPLSLMGGPVFQTVNIYLPYRAEAEEIALKVGAVDQGWSTLLTAGYGMQFLGGLFIILIAGKKAGALMAAAVLGAYAASSLGIGLSPNVYGVVLFTALFEFLRQLMRWSQTGYITEHMPIELRGPAIGFSTTLSGLASTLFATVMRNLQSPDSPDFSSSLPFYVGGCIGLTGAVLLLIAHYSILKPKENHR from the coding sequence ATGCAGTCAGGCGACGCCAGGGCAGGCACTCCGCGACTCGGTCTGGTGTTCGGCATCGCGCTGTCCACCTACCTGTCCCACGCGCTCATCCGCTACAGCACGCCGCTGTATTTCAGCGCCCTCGAATATCCCAGGGACGCCTACGAAACCTTCAGCTTCTACTGGCTGGTCGCCTTCATCGCAGGCTCCACCCTCTCCGGCCTGCTGGCGTCCCGAGTCGACGAGCGCGACGTCTGGTCCAGCGGCGTCGCCGGGTTTGCCGGGCTGGGTCTGCTGCTGATCTTCATTCCGGGCTACTGGGTGGTCCCCTTTGCGGGACTGCTGTACGGGATCACGGCCGCCGCACAATGGGTCGGGGCCATGGCCTTCGTCCAGACCGCGGCTACGGGCAAGCGGGGATGGGCCAACGCCCTGCTGATGATTGCCCTCGGCGGAGGCAGCTTCCTGGGAGCCCCTTTGGGCGCGGCGATTCTGACGTGGACGTCCAACGGGAACCCATCTCCCGGAGACTTCGTTCCCACACTCTGGTTTCATACGGCCCTGTGCGTTGCAGGCGCCCTGCTGATCCGGACCGTGGCGAGACACGCGGGGCCGGTTCGGCGCCAGCTCGTGGAGGAAGACTGGAAAACCAATTTCTCCCTGTTGCGCATGCCCCGGTATCTGGCCATGGTCATTCCCCTGAGCCTCATGGGCGGACCCGTATTCCAGACCGTCAACATCTACCTGCCGTACCGGGCCGAAGCCGAGGAAATCGCGCTGAAGGTGGGCGCCGTGGACCAGGGCTGGTCCACGCTCCTCACCGCCGGCTACGGCATGCAGTTCCTGGGCGGGCTTTTCATCATCCTCATCGCCGGGAAGAAGGCCGGCGCCCTCATGGCCGCGGCGGTGCTGGGAGCGTATGCCGCCAGTAGCCTGGGCATCGGTCTGTCCCCCAACGTCTACGGGGTAGTGTTGTTCACCGCACTGTTCGAGTTTCTGAGGCAACTCATGCGCTGGTCTCAGACCGGCTACATCACCGAGCACATGCCCATCGAGTTGCGAGGTCCAGCCATCGGGTTCTCCACCACCCTGAGCGGGCTCGCCTCCACTCTGTTCGCCACGGTGATGAGGAACCTGCAGTCGCCTGACAGTCCTGATTTTTCCTCGTCCCTTCCCTTTTACGTGGGAGGCTGCATCGGACTGACCGGCGCCGTGTTGTTGTTGATTGCTCACTATTCGATCCTGAAGCCGAAGGAGAACCATCGCTGA
- a CDS encoding ABC transporter ATP-binding protein, with translation MRSRKSRKKPSLATVRYAFRKIIWPRRKLLLLGLALILLNRLSGLALPAASKFLVDDVIGKGDVELLRLLLAGVTVAIAVQAFSAFFLTKLLSVEAQHLISLLRAQVQRHIINLPIRFFDNTKSGELVSRIMTDVEGVRNLVGTGLVHLFGGVLTAIGSLFFLFRISVLMTLYTLVPLTILGLISLKAFGYIRPIFRERGKINADVTGRLAESLGGIRVIKGFSAERQEIRVFEKGVARIFKNVRKSLTATSLVTSASTLLLGLASVGIMGLGSSMILEGEMTVGDFVSFTLFLGFLIAPIVQMGNIGSQITEAFAGLDRSEEILTTAREDDDPGRTVVLDEVEGHVVFQDVTFSYEPGNPVLKEVSFDAPAGSVTALVGSSGSGKTTLAGLAASFLKPDQGRVLVDGRDLSTVTLQSYRSRLGVVLQDDFLYEGTIRENILFGRPQASEEELLEAVRASHVKEFTDQFDQGLETLIGERGVKLSGGQRQRVSIARALLADPRILILDEATSNLDTESELYIQQSLAGLLRGRTTFVIAHRLSTIRQAHQILVVEAGEIVERGGHEELIRQQGRYFRLYTYQARI, from the coding sequence ATGCGATCGCGAAAGAGCAGGAAGAAGCCTTCTCTCGCCACCGTCCGCTACGCCTTCAGGAAGATCATCTGGCCGCGCCGCAAGCTGCTCCTGCTGGGTCTGGCCCTGATCCTGCTGAACCGGCTGTCGGGTCTCGCCCTGCCCGCCGCCAGCAAGTTCCTCGTCGACGACGTGATCGGCAAAGGGGATGTCGAGTTGCTCCGTCTGCTGCTGGCCGGTGTGACGGTGGCCATCGCGGTTCAGGCCTTCAGCGCCTTCTTCCTCACCAAGCTCCTGAGCGTGGAGGCGCAGCACCTGATTTCCCTGCTCCGGGCGCAGGTCCAGCGCCACATCATCAATCTCCCCATCCGGTTCTTCGACAACACCAAGTCGGGCGAGCTGGTCTCCCGGATCATGACCGATGTGGAGGGCGTCCGGAACCTGGTCGGCACGGGACTCGTCCACCTCTTCGGCGGAGTCCTGACCGCCATCGGCTCCCTCTTCTTCCTCTTCAGGATCAGCGTCCTGATGACGCTTTACACCCTGGTCCCCCTCACCATCCTGGGACTGATCTCGCTGAAGGCCTTCGGTTACATCCGGCCCATCTTCCGCGAGCGGGGCAAGATCAACGCCGACGTCACCGGCCGGCTCGCCGAATCCCTGGGCGGCATCCGGGTCATCAAGGGGTTCAGCGCCGAGCGCCAGGAGATCCGCGTCTTCGAAAAGGGGGTGGCGAGGATCTTCAAAAACGTCAGGAAGTCCCTCACCGCCACCAGCCTGGTCACCAGCGCGTCGACGCTCCTTCTGGGACTGGCCAGCGTGGGGATCATGGGCCTGGGGAGCTCCATGATTCTGGAGGGCGAGATGACGGTGGGGGACTTCGTCTCCTTCACCCTCTTCCTGGGATTCCTCATCGCACCCATCGTCCAGATGGGCAACATCGGCAGCCAGATCACCGAGGCCTTCGCCGGTCTCGACCGGAGCGAAGAAATCCTGACCACGGCCCGGGAAGACGACGACCCGGGCCGGACCGTGGTCCTGGACGAGGTGGAAGGCCATGTCGTCTTCCAAGACGTAACCTTCTCCTACGAGCCGGGGAACCCGGTGTTGAAGGAAGTGAGCTTCGACGCTCCCGCCGGAAGCGTGACGGCGTTGGTGGGAAGCTCGGGATCGGGGAAGACGACGCTGGCCGGCCTGGCGGCCTCCTTCCTGAAGCCGGACCAGGGCCGGGTCCTGGTTGACGGCCGCGACCTGTCCACGGTGACTCTGCAATCGTACCGGTCCCGGCTGGGAGTCGTGCTTCAGGACGACTTCCTGTACGAGGGAACCATCCGCGAGAACATCCTCTTCGGCCGGCCCCAAGCCAGCGAGGAGGAGCTGCTGGAAGCCGTGCGGGCCTCCCATGTCAAGGAGTTCACCGACCAATTCGACCAGGGACTCGAGACCCTCATCGGAGAGCGGGGCGTGAAGCTCTCGGGAGGCCAGCGCCAGCGGGTCTCCATCGCCCGGGCCCTCTTGGCCGATCCCAGGATTCTGATCCTGGACGAAGCCACCTCCAATCTGGACACCGAAAGCGAACTCTATATCCAACAGAGCCTGGCCGGACTGTTGCGGGGACGCACCACCTTCGTCATCGCCCATCGTCTCAGCACCATTCGCCAAGCACATCAGATCCTGGTGGTGGAGGCGGGCGAGATCGTGGAACGGGGCGGCCACGAGGAGTTGATCCGGCAGCAGGGCCGTTATTTCCGGCTTTACACTTACCAGGCACGAATCTGA